In the genome of Sulfurimonas autotrophica DSM 16294, the window ATTTTTTCTATTATTTCACAATCTTTATAAAAATTCAAAACTTTTTCTTCATACTTGTTTAATATACCAGATAAAATTAAGACTCCCTCATCTGCCAATGCTTTTTTTAAGTCATTTGCAATAAAAGTTAATACATCTGCAACAATATTTGCCACAACTATATTGTACCTTTCATCCAAATTTGAAGCAGAACCCTCCCATATTGAATGAAATTCCAAATCATTTAACTTCGCATTTTTTATAGAATTTTCAACCGACACAGGGTCAGTATCACAAGCATCCACAACGGCTCCGAGTTTCATAGCACCAATGCCCAGTATGCCGCTGCCGCAGCCTACATCTAAAACTCTGTCACCTTTATGTACATATTTAGAAATGGCGCGCAGTGAAGAAGCAGTCGTTGGATGATGCCCTGTACCAAATGCAAGAGCCGGATCTATCACTATATTTATAAGGTTTGGATGGTTGTCATTCCATGTAGGATGGATGTAAAACTTATCTATTGCAAGGGGTTCTATACTATTTTTATAAGACTCTACCCAGTCGCTATTTTGCAATTTTTTTTGAGTACACTCTACTTCTACAGGCGCACCCAGAGCCTTTTGCAAAGCCTCTGCAAACTGTTCCAATCCCCAAACTATGGTATCAAGCTCCTCTTCACTTCTTATAATAAAGCCCTCATCTGTCTCTTCAAAACCAATCGGCAGAGTGTCTGCCAAAAAATCTGCAAACAATTCATGATGAGAAGAGACTTTAACCACTAACTCATAGTAATGCTCTTGCATTACTCCGTAACACCCATTACAGCACCAAGTTTTTCTTTAAGTACCTGTGGAGTAAACGGTTTTACTATATAGTTATTTACTCCGGCTTTAAGTGCTGTAATAACTTCCGCTTTTCCACCTTCTGTTGTTACCATAATGATAGGCGTATCTTTAAAACGCTCATCTGCACGAACTTTTTTTACAAGTTCAAGTCCGTTCATCTCCGGCATATTCCAGTCTGTAATTAACATTTCAATATCTGGGTTCGCATCCATTTGCGCCCAACCTTCAACGCCGTCAGCACCTTCAAGAATATCTTTGTATCCAAGGCGAGCCAAAGTATTTTTTATAATACGACGCATTGTAGAACTGTCATCAACAACAAGTAATTTCAATTGAAATCCTTTAAATAATATTTTGCATAATTTATACCTAATAATAGCAAAATTCTGTTTGTTTTGCTATTAATCTACCAATTTGAACATTTTGGGCAAATCTAATCTTCCCTCATAGTACGCTTTTCCAATAATTACACCATCAACTTCTCCGGTAGCAATTAAAGCTTCAATATCACCTTCATCTTTAACGCCGCCGCTTGCAATTGTACTTATCCCGCTAGCTCTTGCAATATCAAGTGTAAATTCTACATTTACACCGCTGAGTGTACCGTCTTTTCCGACATCAGTACATATTATAGCTTCTACACCGGCATTAGCAAACTCTTTTGCTAAATCTGTTGCAAGCATTGTACTTACTTCTCCCCAGCCTTCAACCGCTACATATCCGTCTATTGCATCAATGCCTACGGCAATAGGATATTTAGCTGCCATATCTTTCACAAATTGAGGATTTTTTACGGCAATAGAGCCTAAAATAATTCTGTCAATTCCAATGTCAAGCATCTTTTGGATTGTCTCTTCATCACGAATTCCTCCTCCGAGCTCTAGTTTCACATTAGAGTTTTTACGAATTTTGATTATCTGTTCAAGATTTTTAGGCTCCCCTGCAAATGCACCGTTTAAATCTACCAAATGCACCCATTTTGCACCCATTTCCTCAAATTTTTTCACCAATTCATATGGTTCATCCGAATAAATTTTTGCACTTTCCATCAAACCTTTTGTCAGGCGAACTGCTTTTCCGTCTTTTAAATCTATTGCTGGGTATAATGTCATGTAATTATTTTCCTTTTAAGTATTTCAATAAACTATTATAGTTTTATAAAATTTTCTAAAATTTTCAGTCCATTTTTATGGCTCTTTTCAGGGTGAGGCTGTATTCCCATAATATTATTATGCGCAACTGCCGATGTAAATTTATACCCATAGTATGTTTGCCCGATGATGTCATTTTCATCTTTACATGTAACGTGATAGGTATGCACAAAATAAAGGTAATGTTCATCATCCAAACCTTTAAACAGAGGATGCTCTTTTGTAAACATTCTGTTCCATCCCATATGCGGCACTTTTAAAGGCTCTTCAAATTTTTCACTGTCAAACTTCACAACATTTCCTTTTATAAGCCCCAAACCTTCATGCTCTCCAAACTCTTGTGAGCTTTCAAACAAAAGCTGCATTCCAAGGCAAATACCAAGCATTGGTTTACCACTCTGTGCAAACTTTTTTATAGCTTCTGTCATTTTACGCTCTTTTAAGTGCTCCATCGCATCTCCAAAAGCACCGACACCCGGTAATATCAGCTTATCATACTCTTGAAATTTATCAGGATTACTTTCAACTACAGTTTCTTGTCCAAGTTTGGCAAATGCATTTTTTACACTTGCCAAATTTCCCATGTTATAATCAATTATTGCTATCATTATTCATCTATCTTTAATTTTGTAAATTTTATATATATTGCCAAAGAAACAATTAATATACCGACACCGGCAATAATATACATTGAGTATATTAATTTATTCGGGTCTGTAATTGCAAATTTGAACACCAGCATTAAAGCTTCAATGGAGAGTGCTATAATGATGGAGCCCAAAAAGCGAACCATTGTTTTATGCGGACCGGATATATCATGTTCTTTGTATCTTCCTAAAATTTCTTCTTCTACAAGTGTTTTGGACAAATCAAAAATTGCCAAAGAGAGTGTAAGTAAAATCGTTGCTTCAAAAACATCTTTAATTTTAAAATGACTTATAGATATCCCATACAAAAAGAAACTCTCTATCCCTTTTACAAATAGCAAAAGAGCGATAGCAACTAATGCTAATGCGAAGGCACCATACGTAAATTTGAAGAATTCACTGAAAAATGTATCCATTTTGTTAAGATGTGCAATTTTAAGCACTTCTTCAAGCGGCATATCAATACATGCCACATACTTCAATGAACCATTTTCATCAAATATTGGTGCAGATGCCGTTACAGTTAAATCTCCTGTAATCAATGACGGATAAGGATCCGTAATTGTACATCTTTCTTCTCTTACCGCACGATAGTAATATGCTCTGTCTGCGCGGATTTTTCCCATATCATCATCTATCTGCTTCTCTTTCGCAAACGTCGGGCTTACCTGTACTCCCCTGTTGTCAAGCAGATAAACACCCTCACAATTTTCCTGATCTGCTTTGATTTTAAGCAGTCTCGGCATAATCATGTCTTCAGTTAAAGAAGGAAGTCTGTTAGGAATATTTTTTGAAAAAAGATAACAAAAATAGGCTCTGGCTTTTGTCCTGCCCTCGGCAAAATGTTGGATATCTATAGGAACCATACAAGTTACTCCTTCTTAATTTGTTTGAATTATATCAAAGATTTACTATTATTGGTATAATGTCATTAATGAATAAAGATATTAGAAAGATAGCCATTATCAGACTTTCAGCACTTGGAGATATAATAAACAGCGCAGTTGTACTGCAGTTTATAAAAAAACAGTATCCTGATGCAAAAATAGACTGGGTAAGTGAAGAGATATTCTCAGATATTTTGAGAACCAACAAATACCTACATGCAATTCATAGTGTAAATTTAAAAAAGCTCAAGAAAAGTAAAAGTTTTTCTTTGCTTAAAAAAACAATCTCAAAACTCTCCACATTGGATGATTATGACATTATAATTGATATGCAGGGACTTTTAAAATCAGCTATTGTTGCCAGAATCATAGGAAAAAATACCCATGGTTTTGATAAAAATTCAACGCGTGAATCTTTGGCCGCTCTTTTTTATAAAACAACTTCTTCTATATCCTATGAAGAAAATGTCATAAAACGAAACTGTTTTGCTGTGTCTGATGCCCTTAATTTTAAGCTTACAGATGCAATGATTTTAAATAAAGAGCCGGTTTTTTCGCCGACAAAAGAGTTCACTTTACGAAGTGATAAGAAAAATATTGCATTTGTAATCGGTGCGTCTTGGCCTTCAAAAATTTACCCAAAAGAGTCTGTTGTAAAAGTTTGCAATGCGCTGCAGGAACAGTGCTACATTATTTGGGGAAATGAAGCTGAAAAAGAGAGTGCAGCGTGGATTTGTAAGCATTCAAAATATGCAACATTAGCACCAAAACTCACACTGGACGGGCTTGTTTCATTTATATCAAGTATGGATCTGCTCATAGGTAACGACACAGGTCCGACACATTTGGCGTGGGCACAAAATATTCCCTCCATTACGCTGTTAGGACCTACAACTACAAGAATGATTTATGAAACACCTATAAATATCGGTATAAAATCACCCTCAAAGGTCAATATCTTAAAAATTGATAAAAATGACTTCTCAATTAAAGAAATTCCCGCAGAAAAAATCACACAAAAAGCAAAGGAGCTTTTACATAATGGGCTATAATTTCCTCCTAATAGTTGAAAATATTTTAATGCTGCTGCCTCATCGTGCACGTAAAGCATTTTTTACTTTTTTGGCCTTTTTAGGCTATAAATCATCAAAAAAATACCGTTGTATTGTCAAACAAAACCTGAACTACGCCTTTGACAACTCCATGAGTGAAGAAGAGATTGACAAAATCACACGATACAGTTTTAAAAATCTGCTCTATAATTTTTTACACCTTATGGAGATGCGCCACCTGAGTAAAGAAGAAATCGGCAGTAGAATTACCGTCATAAATAAAGAAGAAATTGACAAAATCCACAAAGAAGGACGTGCCATTATTTATGCCACGCCACACTATTGTGCATGGGAGCTTGGTGCGGCAGGACTTGCATTACATGTAGAGACCATTGCACCCGTTTATAAAAAACTCAAAAACAGAGTCTATGAAAAGTGGCTGCTTGATGCAAGAGCAAAGTTCGGCAATACAAACCTAGAGAAAACAAATGTTGTCAAACCGCTTATCAGACTCATAAAACAAGGCAAAGCCAGCGGAATTCTCATAGATACAAACATAAATGAGAGAGAAGGCGTCATGGTAGAGTTTATGGGTAAACCTCTGCGTATGACTTCAACACCGGCATATCTTGCAAGAAAGTTCAACGCTGCCATAGTTCCCGTGCATATACGAACGGATGATGAAGAAAATTATACGATAATTATACATGATGAGATAAAGGTCGAAAAAACGGACGATGCGCAAAGTGATATACAAAAAGCAACACAGCTGCAAGCCGACTGGCTCACGTCCATCATAAGAAAAGAACCAAAGTTTTGGTTTTGGCTACATCGCAGATGGAAAAACGACAAACCGGAAATTTATAACTAAATTACCGGCTTTTCGTTTCACACTCTTTTGTTCTGGCTTCAAAAAGTTTTAAAATCGCAAGAAAAAATGCTGTTATTGCAGGTCCTAAAATCATCCCCCAAAACCCAAATGTCGCAAGTCCTGCGATAATAGAAAAGAATATAACCAGTTCATTTAACTTCGCATCACTTTCTTTGAGCAGTCTTTTATTTATCTCTTTAATAATCAAGGGCTTTATAAAAGTGTCTGCTATAACTGAAATAACAATAATTGAATAAAGTGCTATAAAAACAGCGTTGGCATTATGTCCTGCCGAGAGTTCATATATCATAAACGGAAGCCACATTAATATTCCTCCTACAACAGGGAGTAAAGAAGCAAAACCATACATGATGCCAAACAGTAAACCATTATAACCCATAAATGAAACAGCTATACCGAATAAAGCCCCTTCAAGCATTGCCGTAGCAATAATAGAGTAAAAAACCACACTCATTACAGCGGAAAGTTCCCGTGCAAGCAAGGTACTGTCTTCCACCGACATCTGCACAACACGTTTTAAAAACTCTACAATAGTAGATCCATTATACATAGCAAAGAAATAAAAGACAATAACCAAAAAGGCATTTTTAACAAAACCTGCACTGAATGTCCCTACTTTCGCAGCTACATGTAAAGCATTCGCTGTCAAACTGTTAATATCTATTCCTTTTAAAGAATCAACAAGATAAGGCTTCAAAAAGAGTAAAAATTCCGGTGGATTTGTAATCAAACCGTTTATATAAAGTTCTATATTTTTTAAACTATTGGGTTCTAAATGATTGAGTTTTATTGTCAAAGTTGCCAGGAAATAACCTAAAGGTGCGAAAAAGAGTATTGCAAGCAGTAAACTTGATAAAAATGCCGCAACAAAACGAGATGAAAACAACTGCTCAAAGTAGTTGTTAATACTCGCCGTAGAAATAGCCAACAAGGCAGCAATAGTCATGACCATTAAAAACGGTTCATAAAGTAGATACATCCAGTATAAAGAAGTGGCAAAAAGTATGGCTATAAAATATTGTGATTTCATTTAAAAAAGTGTCCCGTCTTCATTTACACAACGCATATTTAGCACATCATACGTTGCAGGTGTTGCGCGTCTGCCTTTTGCTGTGCGTTCTAAGTAGCCATTTGCGATCAGGTAAGGTTCAAGTACATCTTCTACTGTTCCCTCATCTTCACTCAAAGCTGCGGCTATCGTACTCAACCCCATAGCACGCCCTTTAGAACTTGCCAAAAGTGTAAGCAGACGTAAATCCATTTCATCAAAACCGTGCGAATTAATTCCCAGCTCATCCAAGGCATATTGTGTCCGTTTATGATTAATATGCTCTTCATTGGCAACCTCCGCAAAATCTCTTACACGACGTAAAAGACGCAAGGCAATACGAGGAGTTCCACGGCTGCGCTTTGCTATTTCAACGGCCGCTTCATGTATAATTTCACGTTCTAGTTTATTTGAAGCCTGTAGAATAATTTTTGCCAGTTCATCATGAGTGTAAAAATTCATACGAAAACTCATACCAAACCTGTCTCTAAGAGGATTTGAAAGCATTCCCGCCCTTGTTGTAGCCCCGATAAGCGTAAATCGAGGCAAATCAATCTTGACCGTCTGTGCAGCAGGGCCACTGCCGATTATGATGTCAATTCTGTAATCTTCCATCGAAGAGTATAAAATCTCTTCAACCGCAGGAGAGAGTCTGTGTATTTCGTCTATAAAAAGAATGTCACCTTCTTCCAAGTTTGTCAGTATTGCGGCCAAATCACCGCTTTTTTCTATCATCGGTGCTGCCGTTACTTTAATGTTTGCATTCATTTCATTGGCAATAATAAGAGCAAGAGTCGTTTTTCCAAGTCCGGGAGGTCCGTAAAAAAGAACATGATCAAGTGCTTCTTCACGTTTTTTTGATGCTTCTATAAACACAGAAAGGTTTTTTTTAATCTGCTCCTGCCCAATATATTCGCTCCACGCATCAGGGCGCAGTGTGACTTCAGAGTTTTCTTCTTCAAGACTGAAAGTTTCAATATCTACCACTCTTTCCATTAGTATGTATGTTCCTCTTTTGGAAATTTACGGCTCACAACCTCATCTGCATATTCTTTAAGAGCATTTTTCACTAAAGTCGCTCCATCAAGATATTTTTTAACAAATTTAGGAGTGAACTCTTCAAAAAGTCCCAGCATATCTGAAAAAACTAAAACCTGTCCGTCAACCTCAGCACCGGCCCCGATACCGATAACAGGAATACTGACACTCTGCGCAATCTCTTTGGCAACATCTGCTTTTGTCCCCTCTATCACCATACAAAAAGCACCGGCACACTCAACCGCTTTGGCATCTCTCAGCAGTTGTTCACGTTCATTAGCTGTTTTTCCCTTGACTTTGTATCCGCCTTCACTTCTTACTGATTGTGGTAAAAGCCCAATATGTCCGCAGACTGCAATACCGTTATCTGTCAAATGTTTTATAATTTCTGCTTTATCCGCACCGCCTTCTATTTTTACACAATCAGCCTGTGTGTTTTGAAAAACTTTTATAGCATTATCCAAGGCACGCTCTTTACATGTATAAGTTCCAAAAGGCATATCACAGATTACAAAACTATTTTTTGCACCCATACAGACGGCATTTGTATGATAAAGCATCTGTTCTAAAGTAGTACTTATTGTGTCACTACGACCGGCAAAACTCATATTTAAACTATCGCCTACCAAAATCATATCTGCACTCGGCTCCAATAGTTTTGCAAAGAGCGCATCATAGGCGGTAATCATAACCAAAGGTCTTACCCCCTTACTCTTTTTTATAGTCGATATAGTTAATTTTTTACTCATTTAAAAACTCTTTATTATATTAATAGAGGTATTTTAACCAAAAATTGCTATAATTTGCACTATATAGGAGAATTATTTTATGGGCATAAGAAGTGATTTAGATGAAAACTTTGATTTTGAAATTATCGATGAGTTTTTAGATCACTATTCTATGATGGTTGAGAGCATGGAAGTCATGATTCTTGACCTATCAAAGCCCAACATGTATGAAAGAAGTGTTAATGAGCTTTTTCGTGTATTTCACAACATAAAATCAGCAAGTGGTTATCTTAAAATTATTCCGATGAATAAACTGGCTGCCTTTGTTGAGGATGAGCTTGAAGCATTACGTCAAAAAAAACCGCCCATTAGCGATGAAACAACAAACTGGTTGTTAAATATCAGCGACATGTTTGCAGCTTGGCATGATGATTTAAGACAAGATAACGAACTCAGTAAAATAAAATACTCCTTATTAAAAATCCCTGACTTGGAAAAATAAATTTGAAAAACTTAGTAGCATATATAACATCCGGATATCCGGAAAAATCTTTTACTGTAGACTTAAGTCTTGCACTCGCGCAAAACGGTGTGGACACATTAGAGCTCGGTGTTCCTTTCTCAGACCCTGTTGCTGATGGTCTTCTCATTGAAAAAGCAAATCATAAATCACTTGAACTTGGATTCAAATTTAAAGATTTACTGGAAATTTCAAAAGAGGTTGCCCCCCAAGTAGACACACTATGGATGGGTTATTTCAACAGTTTTTATCAGCAAAATATGCAGCGTCTTATTCCATTGGCCAAAGAACTTGGTGTCAAAGGGCTTATAATCCCAGACCTTCCGCATGAAGAGGCATTGGTATACAAAGATTTATTTGTCAGTAATGATGTTGCGAACATCTCTTTTGTTGCGCCCACAGATAGCGAGAGTAGAATCCAGACTGTTGTCAGCGATGCACAAAAATTTATCTATATGGTTGCTTACACAGGTATTACGGGTTCAGGAACAGCAGAAGATTTACAGCCTTTTTTAAGTTCTATCAAAAAATACACCCAAACACCTGTATATGTAGGTTTTGGGGTGAATGAAAAAACAGCAAAAGAGAAAGTAAAAGGAGCCGACGGCGTAATAGTCGGCAGTGCTTTTGTCAATATTTTGCTTAACAATGATTTAAACTATACGCAAAAAATTACGCAATGCAGCGAACTCGCAAAAGTGATTAAAAACGAGATTAATCCTTAATTTCAAAAAGCACAAGAAGTGTTTTTTGAAAAATATTTTCATTGTCATCACTTACTATTAAGTATCTTTTTTTATCTATTTTTGTCAAACCTTCAAAGTTATCCAATCTCCAGCCATCGTCAGAGTCAAGTTTTGCCAAGACATTACTTTTACACAATCTGTTTTCAGTACAGTTATTCAGATGTACTTTCACCAGAGTAGTTACTCGTCTTTGCGTAATATAATTAAAATCACGAAGTAACACCAAAATACTGTCTTTATCAAAAAACTCTAAACTTACAACACTACCATCAGCCATAAATTTAAACCTGTTGTTTCTGGTATAAAGTGTATGGTATTTTTCATTTGTGGTTTTCAGCGGTAATTCCGGTACTGTTA includes:
- the waaC gene encoding lipopolysaccharide heptosyltransferase I, translated to MNKDIRKIAIIRLSALGDIINSAVVLQFIKKQYPDAKIDWVSEEIFSDILRTNKYLHAIHSVNLKKLKKSKSFSLLKKTISKLSTLDDYDIIIDMQGLLKSAIVARIIGKNTHGFDKNSTRESLAALFYKTTSSISYEENVIKRNCFAVSDALNFKLTDAMILNKEPVFSPTKEFTLRSDKKNIAFVIGASWPSKIYPKESVVKVCNALQEQCYIIWGNEAEKESAAWICKHSKYATLAPKLTLDGLVSFISSMDLLIGNDTGPTHLAWAQNIPSITLLGPTTTRMIYETPINIGIKSPSKVNILKIDKNDFSIKEIPAEKITQKAKELLHNGL
- a CDS encoding PDC sensor domain-containing protein, whose product is MVPIDIQHFAEGRTKARAYFCYLFSKNIPNRLPSLTEDMIMPRLLKIKADQENCEGVYLLDNRGVQVSPTFAKEKQIDDDMGKIRADRAYYYRAVREERCTITDPYPSLITGDLTVTASAPIFDENGSLKYVACIDMPLEEVLKIAHLNKMDTFFSEFFKFTYGAFALALVAIALLLFVKGIESFFLYGISISHFKIKDVFEATILLTLSLAIFDLSKTLVEEEILGRYKEHDISGPHKTMVRFLGSIIIALSIEALMLVFKFAITDPNKLIYSMYIIAGVGILIVSLAIYIKFTKLKIDE
- a CDS encoding chemotaxis response regulator CheY — translated: MKLLVVDDSSTMRRIIKNTLARLGYKDILEGADGVEGWAQMDANPDIEMLITDWNMPEMNGLELVKKVRADERFKDTPIIMVTTEGGKAEVITALKAGVNNYIVKPFTPQVLKEKLGAVMGVTE
- the hisA gene encoding 1-(5-phosphoribosyl)-5-[(5-phosphoribosylamino)methylideneamino]imidazole-4-carboxamide isomerase — protein: MTLYPAIDLKDGKAVRLTKGLMESAKIYSDEPYELVKKFEEMGAKWVHLVDLNGAFAGEPKNLEQIIKIRKNSNVKLELGGGIRDEETIQKMLDIGIDRIILGSIAVKNPQFVKDMAAKYPIAVGIDAIDGYVAVEGWGEVSTMLATDLAKEFANAGVEAIICTDVGKDGTLSGVNVEFTLDIARASGISTIASGGVKDEGDIEALIATGEVDGVIIGKAYYEGRLDLPKMFKLVD
- the hisH gene encoding imidazole glycerol phosphate synthase subunit HisH, translated to MIAIIDYNMGNLASVKNAFAKLGQETVVESNPDKFQEYDKLILPGVGAFGDAMEHLKERKMTEAIKKFAQSGKPMLGICLGMQLLFESSQEFGEHEGLGLIKGNVVKFDSEKFEEPLKVPHMGWNRMFTKEHPLFKGLDDEHYLYFVHTYHVTCKDENDIIGQTYYGYKFTSAVAHNNIMGIQPHPEKSHKNGLKILENFIKL
- a CDS encoding lipid A biosynthesis lauroyl acyltransferase, producing the protein MGYNFLLIVENILMLLPHRARKAFFTFLAFLGYKSSKKYRCIVKQNLNYAFDNSMSEEEIDKITRYSFKNLLYNFLHLMEMRHLSKEEIGSRITVINKEEIDKIHKEGRAIIYATPHYCAWELGAAGLALHVETIAPVYKKLKNRVYEKWLLDARAKFGNTNLEKTNVVKPLIRLIKQGKASGILIDTNINEREGVMVEFMGKPLRMTSTPAYLARKFNAAIVPVHIRTDDEENYTIIIHDEIKVEKTDDAQSDIQKATQLQADWLTSIIRKEPKFWFWLHRRWKNDKPEIYN
- the ruvB gene encoding Holliday junction branch migration DNA helicase RuvB — protein: MERVVDIETFSLEEENSEVTLRPDAWSEYIGQEQIKKNLSVFIEASKKREEALDHVLFYGPPGLGKTTLALIIANEMNANIKVTAAPMIEKSGDLAAILTNLEEGDILFIDEIHRLSPAVEEILYSSMEDYRIDIIIGSGPAAQTVKIDLPRFTLIGATTRAGMLSNPLRDRFGMSFRMNFYTHDELAKIILQASNKLEREIIHEAAVEIAKRSRGTPRIALRLLRRVRDFAEVANEEHINHKRTQYALDELGINSHGFDEMDLRLLTLLASSKGRAMGLSTIAAALSEDEGTVEDVLEPYLIANGYLERTAKGRRATPATYDVLNMRCVNEDGTLF
- the trpA gene encoding tryptophan synthase subunit alpha, which encodes MKNLVAYITSGYPEKSFTVDLSLALAQNGVDTLELGVPFSDPVADGLLIEKANHKSLELGFKFKDLLEISKEVAPQVDTLWMGYFNSFYQQNMQRLIPLAKELGVKGLIIPDLPHEEALVYKDLFVSNDVANISFVAPTDSESRIQTVVSDAQKFIYMVAYTGITGSGTAEDLQPFLSSIKKYTQTPVYVGFGVNEKTAKEKVKGADGVIVGSAFVNILLNNDLNYTQKITQCSELAKVIKNEINP
- a CDS encoding AI-2E family transporter; protein product: MKSQYFIAILFATSLYWMYLLYEPFLMVMTIAALLAISTASINNYFEQLFSSRFVAAFLSSLLLAILFFAPLGYFLATLTIKLNHLEPNSLKNIELYINGLITNPPEFLLFLKPYLVDSLKGIDINSLTANALHVAAKVGTFSAGFVKNAFLVIVFYFFAMYNGSTIVEFLKRVVQMSVEDSTLLARELSAVMSVVFYSIIATAMLEGALFGIAVSFMGYNGLLFGIMYGFASLLPVVGGILMWLPFMIYELSAGHNANAVFIALYSIIVISVIADTFIKPLIIKEINKRLLKESDAKLNELVIFFSIIAGLATFGFWGMILGPAITAFFLAILKLFEARTKECETKSR
- a CDS encoding 50S ribosomal protein L11 methyltransferase, whose product is MQEHYYELVVKVSSHHELFADFLADTLPIGFEETDEGFIIRSEEELDTIVWGLEQFAEALQKALGAPVEVECTQKKLQNSDWVESYKNSIEPLAIDKFYIHPTWNDNHPNLINIVIDPALAFGTGHHPTTASSLRAISKYVHKGDRVLDVGCGSGILGIGAMKLGAVVDACDTDPVSVENSIKNAKLNDLEFHSIWEGSASNLDERYNIVVANIVADVLTFIANDLKKALADEGVLILSGILNKYEEKVLNFYKDCEIIEKIAQDEWVTLVLKREKK
- a CDS encoding Hpt domain-containing protein — translated: MGIRSDLDENFDFEIIDEFLDHYSMMVESMEVMILDLSKPNMYERSVNELFRVFHNIKSASGYLKIIPMNKLAAFVEDELEALRQKKPPISDETTNWLLNISDMFAAWHDDLRQDNELSKIKYSLLKIPDLEK
- the panB gene encoding 3-methyl-2-oxobutanoate hydroxymethyltransferase — protein: MSKKLTISTIKKSKGVRPLVMITAYDALFAKLLEPSADMILVGDSLNMSFAGRSDTISTTLEQMLYHTNAVCMGAKNSFVICDMPFGTYTCKERALDNAIKVFQNTQADCVKIEGGADKAEIIKHLTDNGIAVCGHIGLLPQSVRSEGGYKVKGKTANEREQLLRDAKAVECAGAFCMVIEGTKADVAKEIAQSVSIPVIGIGAGAEVDGQVLVFSDMLGLFEEFTPKFVKKYLDGATLVKNALKEYADEVVSRKFPKEEHTY